Part of the Brassica oleracea var. oleracea cultivar TO1000 chromosome C8, BOL, whole genome shotgun sequence genome is shown below.
TATATAGAAAGAGCATCAAATATTTGGATTCCTCTTTTTCTACTTCTTATTTTATTTATCAACGATCTCTTTGATGTAAATTATTATTTGTTGGTAGAAATATTGGTAGTATCATAGTAAAATTAACCTGATATCATAATAAACAAAGGAGACAAATCACAATGGTGTGGTTCAAACAGAGAAGCACAAAGAAAGATGTGCCTATTTGTCTGGTTGGGCGTGATTAAAGTGACTCTATGACTTGATGGACCAGCTTGCGTTTGAAGTCTTCTTCATTTAATTTTCTTATGTACACTACCTTTTGTGCTTTTCCTAACTAAAGTTTGTTTTTTCTTGATAATTTTTTGTTAATAGTTACTTTTACTAAACACATATGACACATCACCCTGATCTTTCAACCCGTTGTTATGATATACTTCAGAAAATGTCTCAGTTAACTACATTATATTTGCAAAACCAACTCTCTTTTTAGAAATTCATAGTACTTAATTATCGGTCTAACAGAAATATTCCAATCTTAAAAAATAACAGTGAGTTCAACGTTAGAAAAAAAACGTACAATGAAGCGTAATTGGTCAACTGATTCATTCAGTAGCTTTCAACAACATCAACCGTTTTGAATCACTATTTTAATTTTGACTCAAAAAGAATTGATAATGAATAACGTGTGCATGGTTTAATTGGATCCACGTTCTTGGATAACAAACATAAAAAATAATCGGGGAGATCATGTGAAACTCAAAGGAACTTACAAGAGATCGTAACTTCACCTAGACGCAAGAGAGATTTGGTGATCCCGACGAGACTTGGCTAATCACATACAAAGGAATATAAAACGGTCTCAAGCTACAGATTTGTGGTGGGTCTTATAACAAGAATGGCTCGAGTATTCAACATCTTTAGTTCTTTATGGGCTTTATAATAAGATGGGCCGACTATTAAAGTTGTATACACATCATACTATATAACAAGACGGGCCCCACTCTTTGTGTTTTTTGTTCCGAGTTCCGACATAAACTCTCTGTTGTCCGAATTCCTCCCACGAGTTGTAAAGAGAAATATCCAATGGGATTCTGACCGTTCTGCGTTTCGCCGGTGAGTTTCAGTTTCTCGAATCTCATATCGAAGTTTACGTCTTACATCTAATCCCAAGCAAAGAATTGATTCTTACTCGTTAGTTGAATACTAATCTCAATGGGAACAAGCACCTTTTATTCAAGCTTCCACAGAAGAAGCTGGTGGTATAGTATTAGAAAAAACCAAGAACGTGTTCGAGTCTATCGTATCCGAGACTGAAGATGATGAGAAAGTTGTTTCAACGCAGCAAATTCAGGTTCTTAAATGGCCAATATGGCTTTTAGGCCCATCTGTTCTACTCACAAGTGGTATGGCACCTACTCTATGGCTTCCATTGTCATCGGTTTACGTCGGTTCAAAAGTGGTTAGTGTGCTTTCATTAATCGGTTTAGACTGCATTTTCAACCTCGGAGCAACCCTTTTCTTGTTAATGGCTGATTCTTGCGCACGTCCTAAAGATCCATCGCAACCCTGCAAGAGCCAACCACCGTTTAGTTATAAGTTTTGGAACGTTTTTGCACTCGTAACCGGGTTTCTCGTACCGACGCTACTTCTCTTGGGATCCCAAACCGGTTTACTCCTTTCTCTCCAACCCGAGCTTCCCTTCTTGTCTGTGGCTGTTCTCCTCTTCCCTTACTTCATCCTTCTCGCGGTTCAGACACTAACAGAGATCCTCACGTGGAGCTGGCAATCACCGGTTTGGCTAGTGACACCGGTTGTCTACGAGGCTTACAGAGTTCTGCAACTTATGAGAGGGTTGAAACTAAGCGCAGAGGTTAACGCACCGGGTTGGGTGGTTCATATGATTCGTGGGCTAGTCTCTTGGTGGGTGTTGATCTTGGGGATGCAACTCATGAGAGTTGCTTGGTTTGCTGGTTTTGCATCTAGAACAACAACAACTCAGCAACCAGAATCTGTTGCTTCAGAGTAAAGACAGTTCCTTTCGTTTACCTTTGAAGCTAGTCCTATCAGGAAAAAAAAGAAAGATTTGTAACTACTGTATGTGTAGCTATTATTGTTGGTGACTATAACAAAAACATATTTCTTTTATATTCATATTGTTAAGTTGTACATTATTCTCTGCATTGATTAGGTATTTATTTCCGAGATAATCAAAATATATATAATGCATATTTCATAGAAATTTTTACCAAAAATACTTCATAGAAAAATCTCTATTTGTGGAAATTCTTTTAACAGTAAGGGTTGTAGGCAAGAAAATAGTTGTTTAATGTTTTTTCTATATCATATAAAATGATCAAATAAGCAATTCTATCTAAGTTTTACAATTAAAAAAAAAACTTTAAGCATTTCTTATGTGAAAAATATAGTAATTGGTGTTTAGGATCAATCCCACGAACAATTAGAGATTACACAATAAAGATAAAAGATACAAACTTTTTAGAACAATTTTTTGTCTTGAATTTTAGAAAAAAAAAACATTTAAAGGAATGATTTAAGGGGAATTCGGGAAAAAGGAACAACTAATCTATGCTATTGTCCCTTTAGTACAAAATAAACTTTTTTCACTTTTGGACTTTCATTACCTTTTTTGTAACTAAAAATTCATATCATTATATTTACAATGCAAAATAATTTAGAAAAATATAAAATATGAAGTAGTCAAGCATGTGCATATATGAAAAATATTTTTGGATTAAAATAGTAAATTTAAAAATGGACTAAAAGTGTTAGAATATCAGAACTACCATCTACTTAGAAAATGCAGTCTAGGTAAGACACAATTATCTACCATACG
Proteins encoded:
- the LOC106309210 gene encoding uncharacterized protein LOC106309210: SQWEQAPFIQASTEEAGGIVLEKTKNVFESIVSETEDDEKVVSTQQIQVLKWPIWLLGPSVLLTSGMAPTLWLPLSSVYVGSKVVSVLSLIGLDCIFNLGATLFLLMADSCARPKDPSQPCKSQPPFSYKFWNVFALVTGFLVPTLLLLGSQTGLLLSLQPELPFLSVAVLLFPYFILLAVQTLTEILTWSWQSPVWLVTPVVYEAYRVLQLMRGLKLSAEVNAPGWVVHMIRGLVSWWVLILGMQLMRVAWFAGFASRTTTTQQPESVASE